CGCCCGTTCAATGGCTTCGCGCTTCTCACAAAACGCTTGCCAGCGGTGTTGAGACACCATGCCCAATTGATACGCTTTTTCGGTCAGGCGTAAATCGGCATTGTCTTCACGCAGCAACAGACGGTATTCCGCGCGGGACGTGAACATGCGATACGGTTCCTGAGTACCGCAGGTAATCAGATCATCGATAAGGACGCCAATATAAGCCTCATCACGGCGGGGACACCACAATTCTTTCTCCTGAACCTGCAATGCCGCATTCATGCCGGCAATGATGCCTTGTGCTGCGGCTTCTTCATAGCCGGTGGTGCCGTTAATCTGACCGGCGAAAAACAGGTTGGCGATGGGTTTAGTCTGCAGATAGGGGGTTAAACCGCGCGGGTCAAAATAATCGTATTCAATGGCATAACCCGGGCGGGTGATGTGGGCATTTTCAAAGCCTTTAATAGTACGGACGAAAGCGACCTGCACCTCAAAAGGCAGGCTGGTCGAAATGCCGTTGGGGTAAATCTCATCGCTGGTCAGTCCTTCCGGTTCAACAAAAATCTGATGGGAGGATTTGTCGGCAAAACGCACGACTTTGTCTTCAATGGAAGGGCAGTAACGCGGGCCTACGCCTTCAATGACCCCGGCATACATGGGCGATTGATGCAGGTTGGCCTGGATAATTTCATGGGTCTTTGCGGTGGTATGGGTAATGTAACAGGGCAATTGCTGAGGGTGCATGCCGGCATGACCAAGGAACGAGAAGACAGGGACCGGCGTGTCGCCAGGCTGTTCTTCCATCTGGGAGTAATCAAGCGAACGGCTGTCGATGCGCGGCGGTGTGCCGGTTTTCAAGCGGCCGACGGGTAAATCCAGTTCGCGTAACCGCTGGGCCAGGGCAATGGCTGGCGGATCCCCTGCGCGGCCGCCGGCATAATGATTCATGCCGACATGAATCTTCCCGCCTAGAAACGTGCCGACAGTCAGTACCACGGCTTTGGCACGCAGGGTTAAACCCAATTGGGTGACTACCCCGGTGACGCGTCCCTGTTCAATGATCAAATCATCCACGGCTTGCTGAAAAAGAGTGAGGTTCGCTTGCCGTTGCAGACGTTGGCGTATGGCTTGACGGTAAAGCACGCGATCCGCCTGAACACGGGTTGCCCGAACAGCCGGGCCCTTGGATGCATTCAAGGTGCGAAATTGAATCCCCGCCTCATCGGCGGCTAAGGCCATGACACCGTCCATCGCGTCAATTTCCTTAACCAGATGGCCTTTGCCAATGCCGCCGATGGCCGGATTACAGGACATCTGCCCCAGTAAATCCATGTTATGGGTCAAAAGCAGGGTCTCACACCCCAGGCGGGCCGCTGCCATAGCGGCTTCAGTGCCGGCATGGCCGCCGCCGATAACAATCACATCATAGTGTTTATCAAGATTCATGGTCGCAAGGAAATTGAACAACAAATTGTGCAATTATACACTTTTTTATCATCATACCCAACTTCCTTATTGGGTAAGATGAGGTGGAGATGATTAAATGGTCATTAAATCCTGCGTGGGTGAGTCAGGGTCGAGCTTCGATGTGTTAGTAGCATCAAGCAACGCTGATTTCTCCTCTTCCACCGCCTCAGGATGGCTGAAAAAGCCGCGGGCATTTGCTGTTTTTGGTTTACTGAAGGGGTTGACCGGTTCCTTCAGGAAGCTCCAAAAGTCCTTATCCTGATCTCCTAAAACGGCTTTCTCAGCCGGTTCAGGCTTAAACTGATTAATCAGCAGATAAGACAATCCCGCCAGCAACAGGCCCGCCGCCAGAACGGCGATGGCGATGGGCAGAGGCATGAACGTGAAGCTTGCGAAAATCAATGTCGGTATACAGGCATCGACAAAAATGGAGTGCACCAGTTTCACGCTTTGGAAGCGAGCCGTCCGGTTCTGATAATCAACATCCGCCTCGAGATCGCGAAGAACCAGATAGTGAACCCGTAAATTATTGCACAATTCATCGAGTTCCTTGTCGTCAACATCAAGTAAATGCGCAGATTTTTCATCGTAATCTTTTTTCAGACGCTTAAATTCTTCAAACGATTCATTGTATTGCTTTTTAATCTGCTCCGCTGTTCCTTTGGTTTTGGCAATCTCAATGCCGCTGGAGACTGCGGAATAGGCTACCGTCAAGGCAAAGCACAAAGCGGCTCCGACCGCGGAGAGAATCATTAAGGTAGGCGCCGCCACCACCAGTCCCGGAAAGGCAACACAGCAAAAGAAAGCAGTAAATACGACCATTAACCCGGCAGCATAGGCAATGTCGGTGAGGGTACCGTATTTTTTATATTTCCAGTCAAACTCCGCCTGGACGATTGCTTTTTCAAGTTCGGCAATCCGTGCGTCATTTCCGGGCGTTAATTTAAGTTGCTCAATGGTGTCATTAAGCATGGCGAGATGCTTTTTGTGACCGGCTTCCTCTTCAAAATAACGGATCACCGTGAGGACTAAATCCATAGCCAGCAGGGCGGCAGTGGCTACATTACCCCCCCAACCCATAAAGCCGGGTCCTTTTAACCAGAAGAAACACACCAGATTGGCCGTTGCCCAGATGGAATCATTCAGCAAAGCGTATTTACGCTCTTTGAATTCGCCTGTAAACCGTTGCCAGGGGGTGCTGAACCTGGCGTCTTCCTTCTCTTCTTTAGTCATCCACGGACCAACAAAGGTGTGTTTCAATACCAAGGTCATGTTGAGAGCAAAGCGGGCATAGTAGAGCAGCCAACTCATGTAGCCGGTAAAGGGTGATGGGTAGGAGACCGCGGCCTGCGTTTGTTGTTTGTTGAAGAAATCATCCGACAACAAGTCAAGCACGCTGGCGAGCATGCCGCCTCCCCATACCCAATACAGGCGACGCTCGTTAATGGCTCGCATCTGTTTTTTGATGTAGGCAGATACCCCACTTCTGAATTCGCCATGCCCTACTTTCTTAGCCTCAATGCCTTCGAGAGCGGTAAAGGCTTCTCTTTCTGCCATGTATTTTTGCTTTTTGTCTTCTTGCAGTTCTTCGATTTCCTTACTGTCCAGGTCCTCTTCAATATCTTTTAGACCATAGAGTTCCTGGAGGCGTTCGGCAAGCCAATAGCCGACGAGTCTGCCGCTGAATTTGAGGTATTTCTCGCTATACCCCTGTTCAACCTGATGCTGTTGCTCAAGCGGGTCGTGTTTTGTCTCAGAAAGCGTTGTTAAGTGATCAATAAAACCTGCGCATACATCCATGGACTCTTTGTATCCTCGCAGTTTATATTGTCTGCCCTGCACGGAATCGAGTTGATATTGGGCATAAAGCAAAAAATAAATCAGCCTCAGTTTGTCGAGTTGAACCTTTTTTTGGGTCTTGTTGAGATATTTAAAGCTGGCCGAATTAATAGTGGCCAGTTCGGTAAGGTAGAACGGTAAAAGCGCAGGAACGTAATCCTGTAATTTTTTTAATTCTTCACGAGTCAGAAGGTTAACTTGAGTGCGGAATTTATAAAAATCACCGGCGGCGGCAATGCCTGACTGGCTTAATAAGGCCTGGGGGGTTAATAACAGTTCGTTAGATTTTGCACTCATGTATCACCTCATAATCAGAAGACTGGTGATTAAAAAACACAATTAATCGCGCAATCTGTACTATTTTATAACATAGCAGATGTTTGGTGCACAAGCTGTGAGTATGAAATTTACACTGTTGAAAAATTATTTACTGTAAAACGCGGTTAAATTACTAAGAATCAACCAATTTGCGCTGATAAATGTCATCGAAGCGTTCGATGTCGTCTTCGCCGAGGTAATGGCCGCTTTGCACTTCAATGACAAAAAGCGGTTGTTTTCCGGGGTTTGACAGTCGATGGCGGGTCTTGGGTGGGAT
This Legionella sp. MW5194 DNA region includes the following protein-coding sequences:
- the mnmG gene encoding tRNA uridine-5-carboxymethylaminomethyl(34) synthesis enzyme MnmG, yielding MNLDKHYDVIVIGGGHAGTEAAMAAARLGCETLLLTHNMDLLGQMSCNPAIGGIGKGHLVKEIDAMDGVMALAADEAGIQFRTLNASKGPAVRATRVQADRVLYRQAIRQRLQRQANLTLFQQAVDDLIIEQGRVTGVVTQLGLTLRAKAVVLTVGTFLGGKIHVGMNHYAGGRAGDPPAIALAQRLRELDLPVGRLKTGTPPRIDSRSLDYSQMEEQPGDTPVPVFSFLGHAGMHPQQLPCYITHTTAKTHEIIQANLHQSPMYAGVIEGVGPRYCPSIEDKVVRFADKSSHQIFVEPEGLTSDEIYPNGISTSLPFEVQVAFVRTIKGFENAHITRPGYAIEYDYFDPRGLTPYLQTKPIANLFFAGQINGTTGYEEAAAQGIIAGMNAALQVQEKELWCPRRDEAYIGVLIDDLITCGTQEPYRMFTSRAEYRLLLREDNADLRLTEKAYQLGMVSQHRWQAFCEKREAIERAQAALKGTLIRVSHNDLLQPLLEKPLQQDCRAAELLKRPEITYHQLQGIAALNLPVLSAEVSEQVDIQSKYAGYIERQQLEIERLRKHDNTQLPTDIDYNQVTGLSTEVMQKLTRIKPVTLAQAGRISGVTPAALSLLLIHLKKQRTPA